One Nonomuraea angiospora DNA segment encodes these proteins:
- a CDS encoding catalase codes for MQPERDAKDRRLDADRVPLDDLTMTTDQGVPVDHTDDSLRAGTRGPTLMEDFHFREKLTRFDHERIPERVVHARGAGAYGVFQLYEPLGDLTTAAFLNDTSTPTPTFVRFSTVAGSRGSADTVRDVRGFATKFYTSQGNFDLVGNNFPVFFIQDGIKFPDFVHAVKPEPHNEIPQAQSAHDTFWDFIQLQPESLHMVMWLMSDRAIPRSFRMMQGFGVHTFRLVNASGQGTFVKWHWRPVLGTYSLVWEEVLRIQGNDPDYNRRDLWEAIERGVYPEYELCVQLVPESREHDFDFDLLDPTKIIPEEQVPLRPIGKMTLNRNPHNFFAETEQVAFHTANVVPGIDFSNDPLLQARNFSYLDTQLLRLGGPNFPQIPVNRPVNEVRNDQRDGFHQHLIHESRTSYAPNSISGNRPEATDGYRHYQERVDGVKIRQRSPSFEDHYSQATLFWNSMADWEKRHIVAAFLFELGHVERPHIKEGMVRHLGQIHPDLAAQVAQGLGLPEPPRTEVHSNVSPALSMTGQPQSVATRKIAILMADGTDAAEVTALRESLEGKGAICEVLAPAEGAVAGIPVDRQLGAASSVLYDAVVAADGAALASLGRARFFVMEAFKHGKAIGAVGSGRELLEAARLPNDVGVVMGDGIAEKFATAVAGHRFYERDVSAVPA; via the coding sequence ATGCAGCCAGAGCGCGATGCGAAGGACCGCCGGCTCGACGCCGATCGCGTCCCACTCGACGACCTCACCATGACCACGGATCAGGGCGTCCCGGTCGATCACACGGACGACTCGCTGCGGGCGGGCACCCGCGGGCCGACGCTCATGGAGGACTTCCACTTCCGCGAGAAGCTCACCCGTTTCGACCACGAACGCATCCCCGAGCGCGTGGTCCACGCCAGGGGCGCGGGCGCGTACGGGGTCTTCCAGCTCTACGAGCCGCTCGGCGACCTGACCACGGCGGCCTTCCTGAACGACACCTCGACGCCGACGCCGACGTTCGTGCGTTTCTCGACCGTCGCGGGCTCACGCGGCTCGGCCGACACCGTGCGCGACGTCCGCGGGTTCGCCACGAAGTTCTACACCTCTCAAGGCAACTTCGACCTCGTGGGCAACAACTTCCCGGTCTTCTTCATCCAGGACGGCATCAAGTTCCCCGACTTCGTGCACGCGGTCAAGCCGGAGCCGCACAACGAGATCCCGCAGGCGCAGTCGGCGCACGACACGTTCTGGGACTTCATCCAGCTCCAGCCGGAGTCGCTGCACATGGTCATGTGGCTGATGTCCGACCGGGCGATCCCGCGCAGCTTCCGGATGATGCAGGGGTTCGGGGTGCACACGTTCCGGCTGGTGAACGCCTCCGGGCAGGGAACGTTCGTCAAGTGGCACTGGCGGCCGGTGCTGGGGACGTACTCGCTGGTGTGGGAGGAGGTGCTGCGCATCCAGGGCAACGACCCCGACTACAACCGCCGGGACCTGTGGGAGGCCATCGAGCGCGGCGTCTACCCCGAGTACGAGCTGTGCGTGCAACTCGTGCCCGAGTCGCGGGAGCACGACTTCGACTTCGACCTGCTCGACCCCACGAAGATCATCCCCGAGGAGCAGGTGCCGCTGCGGCCCATCGGGAAGATGACGCTCAACCGCAACCCGCACAACTTCTTCGCCGAGACCGAGCAGGTCGCCTTCCACACCGCCAACGTCGTGCCCGGCATCGACTTCTCCAACGACCCGCTGCTGCAGGCCCGCAACTTCTCCTACCTCGACACCCAGCTCCTGCGCCTGGGCGGGCCCAACTTCCCGCAGATCCCGGTCAACCGGCCGGTGAACGAGGTGCGCAACGACCAGCGCGACGGCTTCCACCAGCACCTGATCCACGAGTCGCGCACCAGCTACGCGCCCAACTCCATCAGCGGCAACCGCCCTGAGGCCACCGACGGCTACCGGCACTACCAGGAGCGGGTGGACGGTGTGAAGATCCGCCAGCGCAGCCCCAGCTTCGAGGACCACTACAGCCAGGCCACCCTGTTCTGGAACAGCATGGCGGACTGGGAGAAGCGGCACATCGTGGCCGCCTTCCTGTTCGAACTCGGGCACGTGGAGCGGCCCCACATCAAGGAGGGCATGGTCCGGCACCTGGGCCAGATCCACCCCGACCTGGCCGCCCAGGTGGCCCAGGGGCTCGGCCTGCCCGAGCCGCCCAGGACCGAGGTCCACTCCAACGTCTCCCCCGCCCTCAGCATGACCGGCCAGCCGCAGAGCGTCGCCACCCGCAAGATCGCCATCCTCATGGCGGACGGGACGGACGCCGCCGAGGTGACCGCCCTGCGCGAGTCCCTGGAGGGCAAGGGCGCCATCTGCGAGGTCCTGGCCCCGGCGGAGGGCGCCGTGGCCGGGATCCCGGTGGACCGGCAGCTCGGCGCGGCGAGCTCGGTCCTCTACGACGCGGTGGTGGCCGCCGACGGCGCGGCCCTGGCCTCGCTGGGGCGGGCCCGGTTCTTCGTCATGGAGGCGTTCAAGCACGGCAAGGCCATCGGGGCCGTGGGATCGGGGCGGGAGCTCCTGGAGGCCGCTCGGCTGCCCAATGACGTGGGGGTGGTGATGGGGGACGGGATCGCGGAGAAGTTCGCGACTGCGGTGGCCGGCCACCGCTTCTACGAACGGGACGTGAGCGCCGTCCCGGCGTGA
- a CDS encoding MFS transporter: protein MSPSSSTFRALRHHNYRLWAGADLISVTGTWMQVLGVNWLILTLTGSATSVGLSLVMQALPTLLLGMWGGALADRLPSRPVVIAAQLAQAALAAVLAVIAATGAQSVLPIYAVALAGGVVNALGGPALGRFGAEVVPPADLPNAMALGSVLNSAGRILGMSLAGVLLPLTGNEGLFLVNAASFFVVVAAVLAMRREEFHVLAPSERRAGSVREGLGYVLRTPWLLVVLALWLVAGSVGRNYQVTMASMSAGPLDAGAPGYGLLSTVFAVGTVLGGFLAAARPRLTLRLLLITTFVTGVAQALSGLMPQLWTFAAVLLPIAAGAVLLDTTVSARAQLDSAEPMRGRVIAALSIVSAGAGALGGPLLGWLSDTLGPRAALEIGGVSCVAAALLAAAGLARLSGRTLRQAVRLRPRLENA, encoded by the coding sequence TTGTCTCCCTCTTCCTCCACGTTCAGAGCGCTGCGGCACCACAACTACCGGCTCTGGGCAGGAGCGGACCTCATCTCCGTGACCGGCACCTGGATGCAGGTGCTGGGCGTCAACTGGCTCATCCTCACGCTGACCGGCTCGGCGACCAGCGTCGGGCTGAGCCTCGTCATGCAGGCGCTGCCCACGCTGCTGCTGGGCATGTGGGGCGGCGCGCTGGCCGACCGGCTGCCGAGCCGGCCGGTCGTGATCGCCGCGCAGCTCGCGCAGGCCGCGCTCGCGGCCGTGCTGGCGGTGATCGCGGCCACCGGGGCCCAGTCCGTCCTGCCGATCTACGCGGTGGCGCTGGCCGGCGGGGTGGTCAACGCGCTGGGCGGGCCCGCGCTCGGGCGGTTCGGCGCCGAGGTGGTGCCGCCCGCCGACCTGCCGAACGCGATGGCGCTCGGCTCGGTACTCAACTCCGCGGGCCGCATCCTGGGCATGAGCCTGGCGGGCGTGCTGCTGCCGCTCACGGGGAACGAGGGCCTGTTCCTGGTCAACGCCGCCAGCTTCTTCGTGGTGGTCGCGGCGGTGCTGGCCATGCGCCGCGAGGAGTTCCACGTGCTCGCGCCCTCCGAGCGGCGGGCAGGCTCGGTGCGCGAGGGCCTGGGGTACGTGCTGCGCACCCCCTGGCTGCTCGTCGTGCTGGCCCTGTGGCTCGTGGCGGGCAGCGTGGGGCGCAACTACCAGGTCACCATGGCCTCCATGAGCGCCGGCCCCCTGGACGCGGGCGCCCCCGGGTACGGCCTGCTGTCCACGGTCTTCGCCGTCGGCACCGTGCTCGGCGGCTTCCTGGCGGCCGCCAGGCCCCGGCTCACGCTCCGGCTGCTGCTGATCACGACGTTCGTGACCGGGGTGGCGCAGGCGCTGAGCGGGCTGATGCCGCAGCTGTGGACGTTCGCGGCCGTGCTGCTGCCGATCGCGGCCGGCGCGGTGCTGCTCGACACCACCGTCTCGGCCCGCGCGCAGCTCGACAGCGCCGAGCCGATGCGCGGCCGGGTCATCGCGGCGCTGTCCATCGTGAGCGCGGGGGCGGGCGCGCTGGGCGGGCCGCTGCTCGGCTGGCTCAGCGACACGCTCGGGCCGCGCGCCGCGCTGGAGATCGGCGGGGTGTCGTGCGTGGCGGCCGCGCTGCTCGCGGCCGCCGGGCTGGCCCGGCTGTCCGGCCGGACGCTCAGGCAGGCGGTACGGCTGCGCCCCCGCCTGGAGAACGCCTGA
- a CDS encoding hemerythrin domain-containing protein: MATMATDVITLITKDHRTVESLFERLKAGQGDQKTLVTELHALLIAHARAEEDRVYPGIDAHHGLEEHKETEVLLDALVRAEPGTPEFRTTLDKLVESVNHHVEEEESKILPALAKSVGDKGLQELGKAFQERRAEELKALGVPKQAAPAGSGEGASKSELYEQAKKADIPGRSQMDKEELAQALSKAKS, from the coding sequence ATGGCCACCATGGCAACCGACGTCATCACTTTGATCACCAAAGACCACCGGACGGTGGAGTCCCTCTTCGAACGGCTCAAGGCGGGCCAGGGCGACCAGAAGACCCTCGTGACGGAGTTGCACGCCCTCCTGATCGCGCACGCCCGCGCCGAGGAGGACCGGGTCTACCCGGGCATCGACGCCCACCACGGCCTCGAGGAGCACAAGGAGACCGAGGTCCTGCTCGACGCCCTCGTACGGGCCGAGCCCGGCACCCCGGAGTTCCGCACGACGCTGGACAAGCTCGTCGAGTCCGTCAACCACCACGTCGAGGAAGAAGAGAGCAAAATCCTGCCCGCGCTGGCGAAGTCGGTCGGCGACAAGGGGCTGCAGGAGCTCGGCAAGGCGTTCCAGGAGCGCCGGGCGGAGGAGCTGAAGGCGCTCGGCGTCCCCAAGCAGGCCGCCCCGGCCGGCTCCGGGGAGGGCGCCAGCAAGTCCGAGCTGTACGAACAGGCCAAAAAGGCCGACATTCCCGGACGGTCCCAGATGGACAAGGAAGAGTTGGCCCAAGCTCTAAGCAAGGCCAAGTCATAG
- a CDS encoding DUF5709 domain-containing protein: protein MTEKPPDRFGFSDEQAIEFEEWTEDLGFYHEVKEDDPQRRDTLDERLRREARDRLHEPRPKHRLTQPDEGLAPDTEGEEIALDWGDDDGNDLSAEERAIRIDPDENLT, encoded by the coding sequence ATGACCGAAAAACCTCCTGACCGGTTCGGCTTCAGTGACGAACAGGCGATCGAGTTCGAGGAGTGGACCGAGGATCTCGGTTTCTACCACGAGGTCAAGGAAGACGACCCCCAGCGTCGGGACACCCTCGACGAACGCCTTCGCCGCGAGGCCAGGGACCGGCTCCACGAGCCCCGCCCCAAGCACCGGCTGACCCAGCCGGACGAAGGGCTGGCGCCCGACACGGAAGGCGAGGAGATCGCCCTCGACTGGGGCGACGACGACGGGAACGATCTGTCGGCGGAAGAGCGGGCCATTCGCATCGACCCCGACGAGAACCTCACGTGA
- a CDS encoding HAD family hydrolase yields MIKAVVFDVGETLISEARIWTRWAGRLGVSEFVLMGALGGMAALDRPHLDAFELIRPGFDAGAEEAAWERDEPDGLRNHFDADDLYPDVRDALAAIRAAGYQVIIAGNQPARAYGALVAMDLPADSVHTSEGWGVSKPEAGFFAKVAAVAGREPGEILYVGDRLDNDVLPAAAAGMRTALLRRGPWGYLHAERPQAAAADAIVDDLHALLPVLARLG; encoded by the coding sequence ATGATCAAAGCCGTGGTGTTCGACGTGGGGGAGACGCTGATCAGCGAGGCGCGCATCTGGACGCGCTGGGCCGGACGGCTCGGCGTGAGCGAGTTCGTGCTGATGGGCGCGCTCGGCGGGATGGCCGCGCTGGACCGCCCCCACCTCGACGCCTTCGAGCTCATCCGCCCCGGCTTCGACGCGGGCGCGGAGGAGGCCGCCTGGGAGCGCGACGAGCCCGACGGGCTGCGCAACCACTTCGACGCCGACGACCTCTACCCCGACGTGCGCGACGCCCTGGCCGCCATCAGGGCGGCCGGGTACCAGGTGATCATCGCGGGCAACCAGCCGGCGCGGGCCTACGGGGCGCTGGTCGCCATGGACCTGCCCGCCGACTCCGTGCACACCTCCGAGGGATGGGGGGTGTCCAAGCCGGAGGCCGGGTTCTTCGCCAAGGTCGCGGCGGTCGCGGGGCGGGAGCCCGGCGAGATCCTCTACGTCGGCGACCGGCTCGACAACGACGTGCTCCCGGCCGCCGCGGCGGGCATGCGCACCGCGCTGCTGCGCCGCGGCCCGTGGGGGTACCTGCACGCCGAGCGCCCGCAGGCGGCGGCCGCCGACGCCATCGTCGACGACCTGCACGCCCTGCTGCCGGTGCTGGCACGCCTCGGCTGA
- a CDS encoding ABC transporter ATP-binding protein, whose amino-acid sequence MAEEPRAPLGRIIKLFRPYRGRLALVGSLILLSSLVSLASPFLLREVLDVAIPARDAGLLALLALGMIAVAVTTSVFDVVQTLMSTTVGQRVMHDLRIAVYGHLQRMSLAFFTRTRTGEVQSRIANDIGGMQAVVTSTASSLVSNLTTVIATIVAMVALDWRLTVVSLLLMPVFVWISRKVGTERKRITNERQRKLASIASMVQESLSISGILLGRTMGRSDGLTERFGRASDELADLGVRTSMAGRWRQSSIQIVMAAMPAIIYWAVGHTGAISVGTLVAFTTLQTSLFRPMVSLLRLGVEVQTSLALFGRIFEYLDLPVDIRPGTRELEDVRGEVRFEDVDFSYGDTPTLTGVDLEVPAGTSLAVVGETGSGKTTLSYLLPRLYDVTGGRVTIDGVDVRELTFETLSEAVGVVSQETYLFHASIADNLRFARPSATDEELEEAARAARIHDHIASLPDGYDTLVGERGYRFSGGEKQRLAIARTLLRNPPVLVLDEATSALDTQTERAVQEALDTLARGRTTITIAHRLSTVRDADQIVVLDGGKIVERGTHDELMARAGHYAALVSRDHPLELV is encoded by the coding sequence TTGGCGGAGGAACCACGCGCGCCCCTCGGGCGCATCATCAAGCTGTTCCGTCCCTACCGCGGCCGCCTGGCCCTGGTGGGCTCCCTCATCCTGCTGTCGTCACTGGTCTCGCTGGCCTCGCCCTTCCTGCTGCGGGAGGTGCTGGACGTGGCGATCCCGGCCAGGGACGCCGGCCTGCTCGCGCTGCTGGCCCTGGGCATGATCGCGGTGGCGGTCACCACCAGCGTGTTCGACGTGGTGCAGACGCTGATGTCCACCACCGTGGGCCAGCGGGTGATGCACGACCTGCGCATCGCCGTCTACGGCCACCTGCAGCGCATGTCGCTGGCGTTCTTCACCCGCACGAGGACCGGCGAGGTCCAGTCGCGCATCGCCAACGACATCGGGGGCATGCAGGCGGTCGTCACCTCGACCGCCTCCTCCCTCGTCTCCAACCTCACCACCGTGATCGCCACGATCGTCGCCATGGTCGCGCTCGACTGGCGGCTGACCGTCGTCTCGCTGCTGCTCATGCCGGTGTTCGTGTGGATCAGCCGCAAGGTCGGCACCGAGCGCAAGCGCATCACCAACGAGCGGCAGCGCAAGCTGGCGAGCATCGCCTCCATGGTCCAGGAGTCGCTGTCGATCAGCGGCATCCTGCTCGGCCGCACCATGGGCCGTTCCGACGGGCTGACCGAGCGCTTCGGCCGGGCCTCCGACGAGCTGGCCGACCTCGGCGTGCGCACCAGCATGGCGGGACGCTGGCGGCAGTCGTCCATCCAGATCGTCATGGCGGCCATGCCCGCGATCATCTACTGGGCCGTCGGCCACACGGGCGCGATCTCGGTCGGCACGCTGGTGGCCTTCACGACCCTGCAGACCAGCCTGTTCAGGCCGATGGTCTCGCTGCTGCGGCTGGGCGTCGAGGTGCAGACCTCGCTGGCGCTGTTCGGGCGGATCTTCGAGTATCTGGACCTGCCGGTGGACATCCGCCCCGGCACGCGGGAGCTGGAGGACGTGCGCGGCGAGGTCCGCTTCGAGGACGTCGACTTCTCGTACGGCGATACCCCCACCCTCACCGGCGTGGACCTCGAAGTCCCGGCGGGCACCAGCCTGGCCGTCGTGGGCGAGACCGGCTCGGGCAAGACCACGCTCAGCTACCTGCTGCCCAGGCTCTACGACGTCACCGGCGGGCGGGTCACGATCGACGGGGTGGACGTGCGGGAGCTGACGTTCGAGACGCTGAGCGAGGCGGTCGGCGTGGTGTCGCAGGAGACGTACCTCTTCCACGCCTCGATCGCCGACAACCTGCGCTTCGCCAGGCCGTCGGCCACCGACGAGGAGCTGGAGGAGGCCGCGCGGGCCGCGCGCATCCACGACCACATCGCCTCGCTGCCCGACGGCTACGACACGCTGGTGGGCGAGCGCGGCTACCGGTTCTCCGGCGGCGAGAAGCAGCGCCTGGCCATCGCGCGCACGCTGCTGCGCAACCCGCCGGTGCTGGTCCTCGACGAGGCCACCAGCGCCCTGGACACGCAGACCGAGCGGGCCGTGCAGGAGGCGCTCGACACGCTGGCGCGGGGCCGTACGACCATCACCATCGCGCACCGCCTGTCCACGGTCCGCGACGCGGACCAGATCGTCGTGCTGGACGGCGGGAAGATCGTCGAGCGCGGCACCCACGACGAGCTGATGGCCCGCGCCGGCCACTACGCGGCGCTGGTGAGCAGGGATCATCCGCTCGAGCTCGTTTAA